The segment CCTCTTTCCTAAGAGTTGTAGAGGGATTGAAATTAGGGAAATAGCTTTCCCTATCTGGGGAACCTGTTTGCGTAATAGCAGAGGCCTATATAGCAAACGGTAAATCCTTGACAATGATTCACCGGAAAAATACTTAAAAATTGGTTTCTGGTGGTGAGAGGAGCTTGTAAGTAGATAATCCCTTGTTATAAAGCAGCTTAACCTGGGAGACTATGCTTCTGTTTTTGAAACTATAGAACAGAGCCGGTTTTGCAAGAACACCCTATAAATGAAGTTGCTCTGCCTAAGGGTTTCCTAAGCAGAGCAACTTCAAATAGGTAGGAGGGAAGTGACAGGTTCTCCAAGCCCTCTTTTTATGTCTAGCGGCTGTAGTTTGGAGCCTCACGGGTAATCTGCACGTCGTGCGGGTGGCTTTCGCGCAGACCTGCTCCGGTGATTTTTACCATTTTGGCTTTCTTAAGCGCTTCAATGTCCGGGGCACCGCAGTAACCCATCCCGGCTTTCAAGCCACCTACCAACTGGTAAAGCACTTCACCAGCCAGGCCTTTGTAGGGTACGCGGCCTACAATGCCTTCCGGAACTAGTTTCTTCACGTCGTCTTCGGCATCCTGGAAGTAACGGTCTTTGGAACCCTCGCCCATGGCTTCAATAGAACCCATGCCACGGTAGGTTTTGAACTTACGTCCTTCAAAGATCTGCATGTCACCAGGAGCTTCTTCAGTACCAGCCAGCAATGAACCAATCATCACGGTGCTGGCTCCGCCGCCAATGGCCTTCACCACATCACCAGAGAACTTGATGCCACCATCAGCAATGACTGGTACACCTGTTCCTTCCAGACCTCTTACCGCTTCAATCACTGCTGATAACTGAGGAACCCCAATACCAGCAATGATGCGGGTAGTACAGATAGAACCTGGACCTACGCCCACTTTCACGGCGTCGGCCCCGGAGTCTGCCAAGGCTCTGGCGCCCTCGGCGGTAGCCACGTTACCGGCAATAAGATCTACGTTCGGGAAAGCGTCTTTAATTCTGCGAACCGCTTCCATCACGCCTTTAGAGTGACCGTGCGCAGTGTCAATGCTGATCACGTCTACGCCGGCATCCACTAGCGCACCTACGCGGTCCAGCACGTCTGGGGTCACGCCCACGGCGGCACCCACGCGCAGACGACCAAACTCGTCTTTGCAGGCATACGGACGGTGCTTTCTTTTCAGGATGTCTTTGTAGGTGATCAATCCAGCCAGAATGCCGTTTTCGTCAATGACAGGGAGCTTTTCGATCTTATACTCCTGCAGAATGTCTTCGGCTTTGTCCAGTTCAATTCCTTTAGGAGCCGTTACTAGGCGGTCTTTCGTCATGATCTCGGAAACTTTCACCGAGAAGTTTTTCTCGAATCGTAGGTCACGGTTGGTGATAATGCCCACCAGTTTCTTATCAGCGGAAACAATTGGAATGCCGCCGATCCTATGCTCTTTCATGAGCTGGATGGCTTCGCCAAGGGTGGCGTTTTCGTGCAGCGTTACCGGATCCAAGATCATCCCACTTTCAGAGCGTTTCACTTTGCGCACCTGTTCGGCTTGCTGCTTGATGCTCATGTTTTTGTGGATAATCCCGATGCCACCTTCCTGAGCCATGGCAATTGCCATGTCGGCTTCGGTCACCGTATCCATGGCGGCTGAAACCAAAGGAATGTTCACCCGGATGTTTCGGGTAAGCTGGGCGGAAGTATTTGTATCTTTAGGAAGTACCTCTGAGTAGGCGGGTAATAAGAGAACGTCGTCGTAGGTGAGGGCTTCGAACAACAGATTGGGTGCGTGAGAATGCATAGCAAATAGCGTATATGGTATTTGCCACGTAAAATTAAGGGAAAAGTTGAATATACCAGTGTCTGAAGAAAAACTTTCTTGAGAAGGAGAATCCGTTTATGGGTTGTTTCTCTTAAAACAGGCTAAAAGCAGTTTAATTTAGTATACCGGAAAATTTGGGTCAACCTCCTGCGCCCAGGCATGCACCCCGCCTTTCAGGTTCAGCAGATTGGTAAAGCCGTGGCGTTGCTGCAGGAACATCAACGCCTGTGCGCTCCTGAAACCATGGTGGCAAATGAGCACCGTGGTTTTGTCTTTGTCCAGATTAGCCGCCTGTTTTGGGAGATCAGCCAGCGGAATGAGTTGGCCACCCAAATTGCAGATTTCCCATTCCTGAGGCTCGCGCACATCAATGAGTTGCAGGGGCTCCTGTTGGTCCAGGCGTTCTTTCATTTGTTGGGGTGTGATCTCGGGTAGCATGGCGTAAAGATAACCTAAATAATTTTGACGGATAAAGCAGCTTGAAGGACCAACCTGTGTAGAAGCTTCTATTTTTGTGCCCTTTACTTATGCCCATTTCTGTTTCTAGGTTGTTTTCTGAGAAAGGAGCCCAAAGCTGGAACAGGCCAACTCCAACCATATGGATTTTCTCTCCCCAGCTACATGGGACTTGGCTACCGTTACCGAGGTAGTAGGCGTGATCACGGGTTTGCTCTGCGTTTGGCTGGCTGCCAGACAAAACATCTGGACGTTCCCCGTCGCGTTAGTTAGCGTGCTCCTGTACATTGTCATCTTCTATGACGCCCGCCTGTATGCCGACATGAGTTTGCAGGTCATGTTTGCGGTACTCAACTTCTACGGCTGGTACATGTGGCTGCACAAAGGCAATCAGCGGGTTGAGCGGCCTGTCACTAAAATGACCTCTAAGCACTGGATCTGGCTTTTGTTGTTTGTGCCGCTTTTTACAGCTGGGTTAGGAACCTACCTGCACTACAACACCGATGCGGATTTAGCTTATTGGGACGCGGGAACCACCGCCGTAAGTCTGGGCGCGCAATGGCTCATGAGCCGGAAAAAACTGGAGAACTGGTTGATTTGGATTGTAGTGGATGCCGTGTATGTGCCCATCTATATCTACAAGGAGCTTTACCCCACAGCCGTATTGTACTTCCTGTACCTGGCGCTGGCTTGGTGGGGCTACATAGACTGGAAGAAGAGTATGCAAGGTAAACTGCAGGAACAAGGTGCCCAAGCACTGGTCGGATAAGATACGGCGGAAGACCATAACTGCCCTTCACCAGAAAAGAGTTGTCTAAAAATAAACCGACTTTGAAGTAACCCTTTAACTTTTTCTAACGATAAGCAGTAGGTTACATTCTCACCCAAACCCTGATCTGCATATGAAAAACATAGTACGTATTTGGCTTGCCCTCACCATGTGTTTCGGCCTGACTAGTCAGGAACTCATGGCGCAGGAAGCAGATTCTCTTAAGAAGTACGAAGCGCCAGTTGTTGCCCAGGATACCCTCAAGAAATACCAGGATTCTGTTGCCTCTCCTGCTAAGCAACCTTTTTTTAAATCGAAGGCATTTAGGGCCACCATCATTCCTTCCATTCTGATTGCCTATGGCTTGAGCACCATCAAAGACAATGGGATCTATAGTAGCTATGATGCCCAAAGAGACATCCAAAGGCATTTTCCTAATTTTCAGACCAAGATTGACAATCCGCTGCTCATTGCGCCATACGTAGAACTGGCAGCCGCCAACCTCTTCAACATAAAGTCCAACCACGATTTCCTGAATACCACCATTCTGATTCTGAAGGCCGAGGCTATTTTCGGGCTTACCGTCTTTGCGCTCAAAAGAACCACTAACCAGGTACGGCCAAACGGAGAAAACGACCAATCCATGCCATCGGGGCACACCGCCCAGGCGTTTCTGGCGGCGTCTATTCTTAACTCAGAGTTAAAGCATAAAAGCCCGTGGTACGGAATTGGGGCGTACACCATTGCTACCAGTGTAGGCGCT is part of the Rufibacter tibetensis genome and harbors:
- the guaB gene encoding IMP dehydrogenase codes for the protein MHSHAPNLLFEALTYDDVLLLPAYSEVLPKDTNTSAQLTRNIRVNIPLVSAAMDTVTEADMAIAMAQEGGIGIIHKNMSIKQQAEQVRKVKRSESGMILDPVTLHENATLGEAIQLMKEHRIGGIPIVSADKKLVGIITNRDLRFEKNFSVKVSEIMTKDRLVTAPKGIELDKAEDILQEYKIEKLPVIDENGILAGLITYKDILKRKHRPYACKDEFGRLRVGAAVGVTPDVLDRVGALVDAGVDVISIDTAHGHSKGVMEAVRRIKDAFPNVDLIAGNVATAEGARALADSGADAVKVGVGPGSICTTRIIAGIGVPQLSAVIEAVRGLEGTGVPVIADGGIKFSGDVVKAIGGGASTVMIGSLLAGTEEAPGDMQIFEGRKFKTYRGMGSIEAMGEGSKDRYFQDAEDDVKKLVPEGIVGRVPYKGLAGEVLYQLVGGLKAGMGYCGAPDIEALKKAKMVKITGAGLRESHPHDVQITREAPNYSR
- a CDS encoding rhodanese-like domain-containing protein; its protein translation is MKERLDQQEPLQLIDVREPQEWEICNLGGQLIPLADLPKQAANLDKDKTTVLICHHGFRSAQALMFLQQRHGFTNLLNLKGGVHAWAQEVDPNFPVY
- the pnuC gene encoding nicotinamide riboside transporter PnuC, whose protein sequence is MDFLSPATWDLATVTEVVGVITGLLCVWLAARQNIWTFPVALVSVLLYIVIFYDARLYADMSLQVMFAVLNFYGWYMWLHKGNQRVERPVTKMTSKHWIWLLLFVPLFTAGLGTYLHYNTDADLAYWDAGTTAVSLGAQWLMSRKKLENWLIWIVVDAVYVPIYIYKELYPTAVLYFLYLALAWWGYIDWKKSMQGKLQEQGAQALVG
- a CDS encoding phosphatase PAP2 family protein; protein product: MKNIVRIWLALTMCFGLTSQELMAQEADSLKKYEAPVVAQDTLKKYQDSVASPAKQPFFKSKAFRATIIPSILIAYGLSTIKDNGIYSSYDAQRDIQRHFPNFQTKIDNPLLIAPYVELAAANLFNIKSNHDFLNTTILILKAEAIFGLTVFALKRTTNQVRPNGENDQSMPSGHTAQAFLAASILNSELKHKSPWYGIGAYTIATSVGAFRMLNNKHWQSDVFVGAGIGMLSSHLAYLSHRNRWGRKPSIVQLSPTYIYGVPGFAFSMNLDDYRNRKRTPVASYDYSLN